In Thermodesulfobacteriota bacterium, the following are encoded in one genomic region:
- a CDS encoding MBL fold metallo-hydrolase: MRVCTLASGSSGNSLYIECGATRILVDAGISRRQMTQRLASIGVSLSDIDAVVVTHEHSDHTSSLPRLGLPAYVASATAHLWREKVPELAEFESDRPFTIKDLYITPFSVPHDALDPVGFTIEAGNGSKIGIATDIGTATSLVKERLRGCTALVLEFNHDPEILLYSHYPWDLKQRIKGRLGHLSNGQASELLGALIHHGLRHVVLAHLSQVNNRPEVAYESAFGVLRKAGGESDIAISVAPRKQAGEVFGI, encoded by the coding sequence ATGAGGGTGTGCACGCTTGCGAGCGGTAGCTCGGGAAACTCGCTCTATATAGAATGCGGCGCGACCAGGATACTCGTCGACGCCGGTATCAGCCGGAGGCAGATGACCCAGAGGCTTGCGTCCATCGGGGTCTCGCTCTCGGATATAGACGCCGTAGTGGTGACGCACGAGCATTCGGACCACACGTCGTCCCTTCCCCGGCTGGGGCTTCCGGCCTACGTCGCCTCGGCGACCGCTCATCTATGGAGGGAGAAGGTCCCCGAGCTCGCCGAGTTCGAGAGCGACAGGCCGTTTACGATAAAGGACCTTTACATTACGCCGTTTTCGGTCCCCCACGACGCGCTCGACCCCGTGGGATTTACGATAGAGGCGGGAAACGGCTCCAAGATAGGCATAGCGACGGACATAGGGACGGCGACGTCTCTCGTAAAGGAGAGGTTGAGGGGCTGCACCGCACTCGTACTCGAGTTCAATCACGACCCGGAGATACTCCTTTACAGCCACTACCCGTGGGACCTCAAGCAGAGGATAAAGGGCCGCCTCGGCCATCTCTCGAACGGCCAGGCGTCGGAGCTCCTGGGCGCGCTCATCCACCACGGGCTCAGGCACGTCGTGCTCGCGCACCTGAGCCAGGTCAACAACAGGCCCGAGGTCGCCTACGAGTCGGCGTTCGGGGTTTTAAGGAAAGCGGGCGGCGAGTCGGACATAGCGATATCCGTCGCGCCCAGAAAACAAGCAGGGGAGGTATTCGGAATTTGA
- a CDS encoding lysophospholipid acyltransferase family protein, with the protein MRYFLKALKIAAFVLLVVTFLAVSFAVDLAVGNEKSKRLYFSRISSFYMKMALAVLGVRVRVINPERLVPGRGSFMVCNHLSYIDVFAIFSNVPAVFVANSELEEAFLLGTIIKYSGGVFVERRGRARLLRDMESITGMLDLGLNVVLFPEGTTSDGSGVSPFKSSFLAAAEGREVLPLCIKYKTVNGAPITPENSPLVYYYGDITFFEHFFRFLGLESVTAELTALGPVDAHGLSRKEIADIACREIGSCYLDDTYTG; encoded by the coding sequence ATGAGATACTTTCTGAAAGCGCTTAAAATAGCGGCGTTCGTGCTGCTCGTCGTGACGTTCCTCGCCGTATCGTTCGCCGTCGATCTCGCGGTCGGGAACGAAAAATCGAAGCGCCTTTATTTCTCGCGCATATCCTCTTTCTACATGAAAATGGCGCTCGCAGTTCTGGGCGTCAGGGTGAGGGTGATAAACCCGGAAAGGCTCGTCCCCGGCCGAGGCTCGTTCATGGTGTGTAACCACCTCTCCTACATCGACGTATTCGCTATATTCTCGAACGTCCCCGCGGTATTCGTCGCCAACTCGGAGCTCGAAGAGGCCTTCCTCCTAGGGACCATTATAAAGTATTCCGGCGGGGTATTCGTCGAGAGGAGGGGGCGCGCCCGGCTCCTCCGGGACATGGAAAGCATAACGGGCATGCTCGACCTCGGGCTTAACGTGGTCCTCTTCCCCGAGGGCACGACGTCCGACGGGAGCGGCGTTTCGCCGTTCAAGAGCTCCTTTCTCGCAGCCGCCGAGGGGAGGGAGGTCCTGCCCCTCTGCATAAAGTATAAAACCGTCAACGGCGCGCCCATAACACCCGAGAACTCGCCGCTCGTCTATTATTACGGAGATATTACATTTTTCGAGCACTTTTTCAGGTTCCTCGGTCTCGAATCGGTCACTGCCGAGCTCACGGCCCTGGGGCCCGTAGACGCGCACGGGCTTTCGAGGAAGGAAATAGCCGATATTGCCTGCCGGGAGATAGGCTCGTGCTATCTCGATGATACTTATACCGGTTAA
- a CDS encoding PPOX class F420-dependent oxidoreductase yields MSDAERRKFLLDGTKTGKLATVRKDGSPHVVPVWYDLDGDSLVFTTGAETVKGRNMERDPRVCMAVDDQAPPYSFVMIEGTAELSEDPEELHNWAKRIAGRYVGQAEAEAFGKRNSGEGEVLVRITPSKIISYRDVTAW; encoded by the coding sequence ATGAGTGACGCTGAACGGAGGAAATTCCTTCTGGACGGCACCAAGACCGGCAAGCTCGCGACGGTAAGGAAAGACGGCTCGCCGCACGTCGTGCCCGTGTGGTACGACCTCGACGGCGACAGCCTCGTTTTCACGACCGGGGCCGAAACGGTCAAGGGGAGGAACATGGAAAGGGACCCCAGGGTTTGTATGGCCGTAGACGACCAGGCCCCGCCCTACTCTTTCGTGATGATAGAAGGCACGGCCGAGCTGTCCGAAGACCCCGAAGAGCTCCACAACTGGGCGAAGCGGATAGCGGGAAGGTACGTGGGGCAGGCGGAGGCCGAAGCCTTCGGGAAGAGGAATTCCGGGGAGGGCGAGGTACTCGTCAGGATTACCCCTTCGAAAATAATCTCGTACCGCGACGTTACGGCCTGGTAG
- a CDS encoding RDD family protein, with amino-acid sequence MKCPTCGYNSFDHLDTCKKCGSPLRGDPRMRPVIDTPTEDEYEPRPKFRPENTSGEDSRSDEFLDIPINEGRSPSERETDEGTPEARRERREQLDLFGESEAASGVSNESAGGEPDLLEGGRPEDWLPPDPGGPDKYVDRYEDPFAGEEQNAEPGAAYRGREADEVYNLAGFFPRTAAFFADLVIVAAIAYITLKISFMVAGAGGETPGMNYLYPVLFLLASTYFIFLHALGGKTIGKMLMGIRLINDEGGDVGIWDAFLRWFGYFISAAVMLAGFFWAIFDSEGQAWHDKIAGTYVVKD; translated from the coding sequence ATGAAGTGCCCTACTTGCGGATACAACAGCTTCGATCATCTCGACACCTGCAAGAAGTGCGGCTCCCCGCTGAGGGGCGACCCCAGAATGAGGCCGGTGATCGACACCCCGACGGAAGACGAGTACGAGCCCCGGCCGAAGTTTCGTCCGGAAAATACTTCCGGGGAAGACTCCCGGTCCGACGAATTTCTCGACATACCGATAAACGAAGGCCGTTCCCCCTCCGAACGCGAAACCGACGAAGGCACTCCGGAAGCGCGGCGGGAGCGGAGGGAGCAGCTCGATTTATTTGGTGAATCGGAAGCCGCATCGGGTGTCTCTAATGAATCGGCAGGGGGGGAGCCCGACCTGCTGGAAGGGGGCAGGCCAGAAGACTGGCTGCCTCCGGACCCGGGCGGCCCAGATAAATACGTAGATAGGTACGAGGACCCCTTCGCCGGGGAAGAGCAAAATGCGGAGCCAGGAGCCGCATATCGCGGACGCGAGGCCGACGAGGTCTACAACCTCGCAGGGTTTTTTCCGCGGACGGCGGCGTTTTTTGCGGACCTCGTGATAGTGGCGGCGATAGCATACATCACGCTGAAAATAAGCTTCATGGTTGCCGGCGCCGGCGGAGAGACCCCGGGCATGAATTATCTATACCCGGTTCTTTTTCTTCTCGCCTCCACATACTTTATTTTCCTTCATGCCCTCGGCGGGAAGACTATAGGCAAGATGCTTATGGGCATAAGGCTCATAAACGACGAGGGGGGAGACGTCGGGATATGGGACGCGTTTTTGAGATGGTTCGGCTATTTTATCTCGGCGGCCGTTATGCTGGCCGGATTCTTCTGGGCGATATTCGATTCGGAAGGGCAGGCGTGGCACGACAAGATAGCCGGGACTTACGTCGTAAAGGATTAA
- the clcA gene encoding H(+)/Cl(-) exchange transporter ClcA: MEIHSERKTGSAELSKVLKRFLASERKFTPLIFWAAIAGGLTGIVGALFQISIDKVGGLRQMFMDSLPQSTSVLVMASVLFSAVLVFLAFLLVRRVAPETGGSGVHEIEGALDDIRPIRWKLVLPVKFLGGLLSLGGGMVLGREGPTIQMGGNIGKMVSDIFRVSKDDSHALIAAGAAGGLTAAFNAPLAGILFVFEEMRPEFKYSFLSVQAVLVASAASDIALRAIMGQQPDISMQMLSAPALSSLWLFLVFGIVFGVFGVLFNFLLVKTLDFFANLKGYLFSLTGLLVGGLIGLLAWFFPDTIGGGYAVIPKALTGTFPVMVLLILFAARFGTTMVSYGSGAPGGIFAPMLALGTLFGMWFGHYAGFFFPGVDIRPESFAVAGMAALFCATVRAPLTGIALTIEMTGNYFLILPLIITCLTATVVAEGLGGKPIYTVLLRRTLNLAKK, translated from the coding sequence ATGGAGATTCACTCTGAGCGGAAGACAGGCAGCGCGGAACTGTCGAAGGTTCTTAAAAGATTTCTCGCGTCCGAGAGAAAATTCACCCCGCTCATCTTTTGGGCCGCCATAGCCGGCGGCCTTACCGGTATCGTCGGCGCACTGTTTCAAATCTCGATAGACAAGGTCGGCGGGCTCAGGCAGATGTTTATGGACAGCCTGCCGCAGTCGACCTCCGTACTCGTCATGGCGTCCGTTTTATTTTCCGCGGTCCTCGTATTCCTGGCGTTTCTATTGGTAAGAAGGGTCGCGCCCGAGACGGGCGGGAGCGGCGTCCACGAGATAGAGGGCGCTCTCGACGACATAAGGCCCATAAGGTGGAAGCTCGTCCTGCCCGTAAAGTTCCTAGGCGGCCTTTTGTCCCTCGGCGGGGGGATGGTGCTCGGCCGCGAGGGGCCGACGATACAGATGGGCGGCAATATAGGGAAGATGGTCTCCGATATTTTCAGGGTATCGAAGGACGACTCCCACGCCCTCATAGCCGCGGGCGCCGCGGGCGGCCTGACGGCGGCGTTCAACGCCCCGCTCGCGGGCATATTGTTCGTCTTCGAGGAGATGCGCCCCGAGTTTAAATACAGCTTTCTCTCGGTGCAGGCCGTGCTCGTGGCGTCGGCCGCGTCCGACATCGCGCTCCGCGCAATAATGGGCCAGCAGCCGGACATATCCATGCAGATGCTCTCCGCCCCCGCCCTCTCTTCCCTCTGGCTCTTTCTCGTATTCGGAATAGTGTTCGGGGTATTCGGGGTGCTCTTTAACTTCCTTCTCGTAAAGACGCTCGACTTCTTCGCGAACCTGAAGGGTTATCTCTTTTCCCTGACGGGCCTGCTGGTCGGGGGGCTTATAGGACTTCTCGCGTGGTTTTTCCCCGATACTATCGGCGGCGGATACGCTGTCATACCCAAGGCCCTTACGGGGACCTTTCCCGTGATGGTTCTATTGATACTGTTCGCGGCCAGGTTCGGGACAACAATGGTAAGCTACGGCTCAGGCGCGCCCGGTGGGATATTCGCCCCGATGCTTGCCCTGGGCACCCTCTTCGGAATGTGGTTCGGGCACTACGCGGGCTTCTTTTTTCCCGGTGTCGACATAAGGCCCGAATCCTTCGCCGTGGCCGGGATGGCGGCCCTCTTCTGCGCAACCGTAAGGGCGCCGCTTACGGGTATAGCGCTGACGATAGAGATGACGGGTAACTATTTCCTCATACTTCCGCTCATAATCACGTGCCTCACGGCTACGGTCGTCGCGGAAGGGCTCGGCGGAAAGCCGATATACACGGTGCTCCTGAGAAGGACCTTAAACCTGGCGAAAAAGTAG
- a CDS encoding glycosyltransferase family 2 protein, which produces MEYFILTSKIVLTLLYTLTLILLCIFGLHRYYLSYLYGRCKNKKPVPKEKFAVLPKVTVQLPVYNEMYVVERLVDSVSKLDYPKDLLEIQILDDSTDRTAEIAAACAERYRAEGFNIKHIHRENRQGYKAGALREGLEKAEGELVAVFDADFMPPPEFLKNTVDFFTDPVIGMVQVRWGHVNLDYSNLTRAQSILLDGHFVIEQTSRFNQGMFFNFNGTAGVIRKECIESSGGWQHDTLTEDLDLSYRAQLAGWKLVYVKDMTADAELPVDMNAFKSQQHRWAKGGVQTAIKLLPRIFRDKNLPFRVKLEAFFHLFGNISYLLLLLLFLLMFPVALFWRHLGWESSVAMNIFAITAGTFSFVLFYIITVKEVHGKKWLGYLKYVPLAISIGAGMAVNNSKAVLEALLGKTSEFRRTPKFAVTSRADNWRSRSYVVSKEITAIVEIAFGLFFTVQTVFALYMGYLPWIPFLLLIQFGFFYTGLLSILHGSGRKGVPAGVNAIMPEPALTRDKKF; this is translated from the coding sequence GTGGAATATTTTATTTTAACTTCTAAAATCGTATTAACCTTACTTTACACGTTAACCCTTATACTCCTCTGCATTTTCGGCCTTCACAGGTATTACCTGTCCTACCTTTACGGCAGGTGCAAGAACAAAAAGCCCGTTCCGAAGGAGAAGTTCGCGGTCCTTCCGAAGGTTACCGTGCAGCTTCCCGTATACAACGAGATGTACGTCGTGGAGCGCCTCGTCGATTCCGTAAGCAAGCTCGACTATCCGAAAGACCTCCTGGAGATACAAATACTCGACGATTCCACCGACAGGACGGCCGAAATCGCCGCCGCATGCGCGGAAAGGTACAGGGCCGAGGGTTTTAACATAAAGCATATACACAGGGAGAACAGGCAGGGCTACAAGGCCGGGGCCCTCCGCGAAGGGCTCGAAAAGGCCGAGGGGGAGCTCGTAGCGGTGTTCGACGCCGATTTCATGCCCCCTCCCGAGTTCCTGAAAAACACGGTCGATTTCTTCACCGACCCCGTGATCGGCATGGTGCAGGTGAGGTGGGGCCACGTCAACCTCGATTACTCGAATCTCACGAGGGCCCAGTCCATACTACTCGACGGCCATTTCGTCATCGAGCAGACGTCCCGGTTCAACCAGGGCATGTTCTTTAACTTTAACGGCACGGCGGGCGTGATACGAAAGGAATGTATAGAGTCCTCGGGCGGCTGGCAGCACGATACCCTGACCGAAGACCTAGACCTCAGCTACAGGGCGCAGCTCGCCGGGTGGAAGCTCGTATACGTGAAGGACATGACCGCGGACGCCGAGCTCCCCGTCGACATGAACGCGTTCAAGAGCCAGCAGCACAGGTGGGCCAAGGGCGGCGTCCAGACGGCGATAAAGCTCCTCCCCAGGATATTCAGGGATAAGAACCTTCCTTTCAGGGTGAAGCTCGAAGCCTTTTTCCATCTCTTCGGCAATATTTCCTATCTCCTGCTGCTGCTGCTCTTCCTCCTCATGTTCCCGGTGGCCCTCTTCTGGAGGCACCTCGGCTGGGAAAGCAGCGTTGCGATGAACATCTTCGCGATAACGGCCGGGACGTTCAGCTTCGTCCTGTTCTATATAATCACGGTGAAGGAAGTTCACGGCAAGAAATGGCTCGGCTACCTCAAATACGTCCCGCTCGCGATTTCCATAGGGGCGGGAATGGCGGTCAACAATTCCAAGGCCGTGCTGGAGGCCCTCCTCGGCAAGACCTCCGAGTTCCGGAGGACGCCGAAGTTTGCCGTCACCTCGCGCGCCGACAACTGGCGCTCGCGGAGCTACGTCGTCTCGAAGGAGATCACCGCGATAGTCGAAATAGCGTTCGGGCTCTTCTTCACGGTCCAAACGGTTTTCGCCCTGTACATGGGTTACCTTCCGTGGATACCCTTTCTTCTTCTTATCCAGTTCGGCTTTTTCTACACGGGGCTTTTGTCCATACTCCACGGCTCGGGCAGAAAGGGCGTCCCTGCAGGCGTGAACGCCATCATGCCGGAGCCCGCGCTCACGAGGGATAAAAAATTCTGA
- a CDS encoding DsbA family protein, whose translation MRFRFLSLAILSITFLIVSAAAYAQQISKEENERLQEFFKNRFGVNIPSDSKIEIEGFEKSPVGDLKSGKFVIQSAAGAQEVPFVISGDGKYILMGNVVDTKKFEATPIKGIKKGAVPIPRGEFPLLMTDDGKYLIINSEIVDTGTFKESELKGFKGGSFIMGGSQQVPVYISDNGQYLVLGTEMMDTTIDPHQEIMEKISLEDVPVKGNKDAKVVVVEYSDFQCPFCKRGKDMLPDILKTYEGKISISYKQLPLRNHNWAMPAAIASECAYQQGNDKFWEMHDKLFDNQKQITLENSEQKFNQFAKEIGLDTKKFDACLDSPDVKAKVEKDVAEATAIGVQSTPTFVVNGMIVPGANPEGLKSAIDIKLSQDS comes from the coding sequence ATGAGATTTAGATTTTTATCTCTTGCAATACTATCTATTACTTTCCTGATAGTAAGTGCGGCTGCTTATGCGCAGCAGATTTCCAAGGAGGAGAACGAAAGACTCCAGGAGTTCTTCAAGAACAGGTTCGGGGTGAACATCCCGTCAGACAGCAAAATAGAGATCGAGGGCTTCGAGAAGAGCCCGGTAGGCGATCTCAAGTCGGGTAAGTTCGTGATCCAGTCGGCGGCAGGCGCTCAGGAAGTCCCCTTCGTCATAAGCGGCGACGGAAAGTACATCCTCATGGGCAACGTGGTCGATACGAAGAAATTCGAGGCCACCCCGATAAAGGGCATCAAGAAGGGCGCGGTGCCGATTCCAAGGGGCGAGTTTCCCCTCCTCATGACCGACGACGGGAAGTATCTCATAATCAACAGTGAAATCGTCGACACGGGGACGTTCAAGGAGTCGGAGCTTAAGGGCTTTAAGGGCGGCTCTTTCATAATGGGCGGCTCGCAGCAGGTGCCGGTATACATAAGCGATAACGGTCAGTACCTCGTTCTCGGCACCGAGATGATGGACACCACCATCGACCCGCATCAGGAGATCATGGAAAAGATTTCGCTCGAAGACGTACCGGTCAAGGGCAACAAGGACGCCAAGGTCGTAGTCGTCGAGTATTCCGACTTCCAGTGCCCGTTCTGCAAGAGGGGCAAGGACATGCTTCCCGATATACTGAAAACGTATGAGGGCAAGATAAGCATCTCCTACAAGCAGCTCCCGCTCCGGAACCACAACTGGGCGATGCCCGCGGCCATAGCGTCCGAATGCGCATACCAGCAGGGTAACGACAAGTTCTGGGAAATGCACGACAAGCTCTTCGACAACCAGAAGCAGATAACCCTCGAAAATTCCGAACAGAAGTTCAACCAGTTCGCGAAAGAGATCGGGCTCGATACAAAGAAGTTCGATGCGTGCCTCGACTCGCCCGATGTGAAGGCCAAGGTCGAGAAGGACGTCGCCGAGGCGACGGCTATAGGCGTTCAGTCCACGCCGACGTTCGTCGTGAACGGCATGATAGTCCCGGGTGCGAATCCCGAAGGCCTGAAATCCGCGATCGACATCAAGCTTTCGCAGGACTCGTAA
- a CDS encoding LL-diaminopimelate aminotransferase, producing the protein MDLKWAKRIADLPPYLFAEIDAKKNEMRAKGMEIIDLGVGDPDIPTPDFIIEALKKAADDPKNHRYPSYEGMPAYREAVAEWYKERFGVSLDPATEAVALIGSKEGIAHTPLAFLDPGDVGLYTDPGYPVYPTSISFAGGIPHAVPLLKENGFLPDLDAIPEDVKRKAKIFFVNYPNNPTTAVADADFYKRLVELGQKYDILICHDAAYTEIAYDGYEPYSFLQFDGAKEVGIEFHSLSKTFNMTGWRIGFAVGSPKAVGGLGKIKTNIDSGAFQAVQAAGIEALKHYKLGLEDRKKIFQERRDIFCKGLDEAGLKYEKPKATFYIWFEVPEGLTSKEFSAKLLTDTGIVVTPGTGFGKYGEGYARISTTFSTDKIIQAVERLKEVKY; encoded by the coding sequence ATGGATTTGAAGTGGGCGAAGCGAATCGCGGACCTTCCGCCATACCTTTTCGCAGAGATAGACGCCAAGAAAAACGAGATGAGGGCAAAGGGGATGGAGATAATCGACCTCGGCGTGGGCGACCCCGACATTCCGACCCCGGATTTCATAATAGAAGCGCTCAAAAAGGCCGCGGACGACCCCAAAAATCATCGCTATCCTTCGTACGAGGGCATGCCCGCTTACAGGGAGGCGGTAGCGGAGTGGTACAAGGAGCGCTTCGGCGTCTCGCTTGACCCCGCGACGGAAGCCGTCGCGCTCATAGGCTCGAAGGAGGGCATAGCCCATACGCCGCTCGCGTTTTTAGACCCGGGCGACGTCGGCCTCTACACTGACCCCGGTTATCCCGTCTATCCGACGTCCATAAGCTTCGCGGGGGGTATACCGCACGCGGTGCCGCTCCTTAAAGAAAACGGGTTCCTTCCCGACCTCGACGCCATACCCGAGGACGTAAAGCGGAAGGCGAAGATATTTTTCGTGAATTATCCCAACAACCCGACGACGGCCGTGGCCGACGCGGACTTTTACAAGAGGCTCGTAGAGCTCGGGCAGAAGTACGACATACTCATCTGCCACGACGCCGCCTACACCGAAATCGCGTACGACGGATACGAGCCCTACAGCTTCCTTCAGTTCGACGGCGCGAAAGAAGTGGGAATCGAGTTTCATTCCCTGTCGAAAACGTTTAATATGACAGGATGGAGGATTGGTTTCGCCGTGGGCAGCCCGAAGGCCGTGGGAGGGCTCGGCAAGATCAAGACCAACATAGATTCCGGGGCTTTTCAGGCCGTCCAGGCGGCGGGCATCGAGGCGCTCAAGCACTATAAGCTCGGACTCGAAGACAGGAAGAAAATATTCCAGGAGAGGCGCGACATTTTCTGCAAGGGACTCGACGAGGCAGGGCTCAAATACGAAAAGCCGAAGGCGACCTTTTACATATGGTTCGAAGTGCCCGAAGGCCTTACCTCGAAGGAATTTTCGGCGAAGCTTCTGACCGACACCGGGATAGTCGTAACGCCCGGCACCGGGTTCGGAAAGTACGGGGAAGGCTATGCGAGAATTTCGACTACCTTCAGCACCGACAAGATAATTCAAGCGGTGGAAAGGCTGAAAGAGGTCAAATACTGA
- the purB gene encoding adenylosuccinate lyase: MIERYSRPEMSAIWTDEAKYNNWLKVEIAVCEAWAKYGRIPKSAVKVIKKKAGFEVVRINELEKELKHDVISFLTSVSEHVGEEARFIHLGLTSSDVLDTAFALQLRDASDILVKDLKQVAKILKKLAYKYKNTPMVGRTHGIHAEPKTMGLVFALWYDEMKRNTERMKRAREVVSVGKISGAVGTFANVPPEIEEDACRRLGLRAAPISTQIVQRDIHAEFFVTLAIIASCIEKIATEIRHFQRTEVLELEEPFTHGQKGSSAMPHKRNPVLSENLSGLARLVRSYALPALENIPLWHERDISHSSVERVIGPDGTILLDFMLTRLSGLLDGLQVYPENMKRNLWLTRGLIFSQKVLLKLVEKGLSREDAYRLVQENAMRTWRGEGDFKELLSGDRAVSAALTPGELDECFDETADLKNVDRIFERVFA; encoded by the coding sequence TTGATAGAAAGATATTCGAGGCCCGAGATGTCGGCCATATGGACGGACGAGGCCAAGTACAACAACTGGCTCAAGGTCGAGATCGCCGTTTGCGAGGCCTGGGCGAAATACGGCCGCATACCGAAGAGCGCCGTCAAGGTGATAAAAAAGAAGGCGGGGTTCGAGGTCGTCAGGATTAACGAGCTCGAAAAGGAGCTGAAGCACGACGTCATATCGTTCCTGACGTCCGTTTCGGAGCACGTCGGCGAGGAGGCGAGGTTCATACACCTGGGCCTTACGTCGTCGGACGTTCTCGACACGGCCTTCGCGCTTCAGTTGAGGGACGCTTCCGACATACTGGTAAAGGACCTGAAACAGGTAGCGAAAATACTGAAAAAACTGGCGTACAAGTACAAGAACACGCCGATGGTGGGTAGGACCCACGGCATACACGCCGAGCCCAAGACCATGGGGCTCGTCTTCGCGCTATGGTACGACGAGATGAAGCGGAACACGGAGCGCATGAAGAGGGCGCGCGAGGTCGTAAGCGTCGGCAAGATATCGGGCGCCGTGGGCACGTTCGCGAACGTGCCGCCCGAGATAGAGGAAGACGCGTGCAGGAGGCTCGGGCTCAGGGCCGCGCCGATATCGACGCAGATCGTGCAGCGGGACATACACGCCGAGTTTTTCGTGACGCTAGCCATAATCGCGTCCTGCATAGAGAAGATCGCGACGGAAATAAGGCACTTTCAGAGGACCGAGGTTTTAGAGCTCGAAGAGCCGTTCACGCACGGACAGAAGGGGTCGTCGGCGATGCCGCACAAGAGAAACCCCGTCCTTTCCGAGAACCTCTCCGGGCTGGCGCGCCTCGTAAGGTCCTACGCGCTTCCGGCGCTGGAAAACATTCCGCTCTGGCACGAGAGGGACATAAGCCATTCGTCGGTGGAAAGGGTGATAGGCCCGGACGGGACCATTCTCCTCGACTTCATGCTGACGAGGCTTTCGGGTCTTCTCGACGGCCTTCAGGTCTACCCGGAGAACATGAAACGAAACCTGTGGCTGACGCGCGGGCTGATATTTTCGCAGAAGGTGCTCTTAAAGCTCGTCGAGAAAGGGCTTTCGAGGGAGGATGCCTACAGGCTCGTCCAGGAAAACGCCATGAGGACGTGGAGAGGGGAGGGGGATTTCAAGGAGCTCCTTTCGGGGGACAGGGCCGTGTCCGCCGCGCTCACCCCCGGCGAGCTCGACGAGTGCTTTGATGAAACGGCCGATTTAAAGAACGTCGACCGCATATTCGAGAGGGTGTTTGCATAG
- the gshA gene encoding glutamate--cysteine ligase produces MKKLREINEKISQNRESLESWALGKAEKEFVPLYSSVDLRISDYKIAPVDTNIFPAGFNNLSPESRDRASGLFKAYFSQKHPNVRNITIIPELHTRNPYYWENVSVLRSILVKVGYLVDIGIVSDDFTQDSATFKAQNGEDVTAYKVKKEDHKVFTSNSVPDLLLINNDFSERCPKSLNDIIQPVEPPVEIGWHTRRKSVHFDFYNRLAREAADIIGIDPWIVSIETVPVEGVDFDDPADRERVAEVAARILDRLKREYEARGVSDKPYLFIKSNSGTYGMAVISVSGPEEIRNLNAEGRKRMRVSKGGKPVRDIVIQEGIPTTLAHGADSAAEPVFYLVNAKVAGGFLRVNSGKSGLENLNTRGMEFVPLYYHGSPVESGAECVVCSPAHELVSSIASIAAGYEIEEILREGGCKDDETGARA; encoded by the coding sequence ATGAAAAAACTAAGGGAAATAAACGAAAAGATATCTCAAAACCGCGAGAGTCTCGAATCATGGGCGCTCGGGAAGGCCGAGAAAGAGTTCGTTCCGCTCTACTCCTCGGTCGATCTCCGGATATCCGATTACAAGATAGCCCCCGTCGATACGAATATCTTCCCGGCGGGGTTCAACAACCTGTCCCCGGAATCGAGGGACAGGGCGTCCGGGCTGTTCAAGGCCTACTTCAGTCAAAAGCATCCGAACGTAAGGAACATCACGATTATCCCCGAGCTCCACACGAGGAACCCCTACTACTGGGAAAACGTTTCCGTTCTCAGATCCATACTCGTAAAAGTCGGCTATTTGGTGGACATAGGAATAGTCAGCGACGACTTTACACAGGACAGCGCGACGTTCAAAGCCCAGAACGGCGAAGACGTCACGGCGTACAAGGTCAAAAAGGAAGACCACAAAGTTTTCACGTCGAACTCCGTCCCCGACCTCCTCCTTATAAACAACGATTTTTCGGAGAGGTGCCCGAAATCGCTTAACGACATAATCCAGCCCGTGGAGCCGCCGGTCGAAATCGGCTGGCACACCCGCCGGAAGAGCGTTCATTTCGATTTCTACAACAGGCTCGCACGCGAAGCGGCGGATATAATCGGCATCGACCCCTGGATAGTAAGCATCGAGACCGTGCCGGTGGAAGGGGTCGATTTCGACGATCCGGCGGACAGGGAAAGGGTCGCCGAAGTAGCCGCCAGAATACTCGACAGGCTGAAAAGGGAATACGAGGCGAGGGGGGTAAGCGACAAGCCCTACCTCTTCATCAAGAGTAACTCCGGCACATACGGCATGGCCGTTATAAGCGTCTCGGGGCCCGAGGAGATAAGAAACCTCAACGCCGAGGGCAGAAAGCGGATGCGCGTGAGCAAGGGGGGGAAGCCCGTCCGGGATATAGTAATACAGGAGGGCATACCGACGACGCTGGCCCACGGCGCCGACTCCGCCGCGGAGCCCGTCTTTTACCTCGTGAACGCCAAGGTCGCGGGTGGATTCCTGAGGGTGAACAGCGGGAAGAGCGGCCTCGAAAACCTGAACACGCGCGGCATGGAATTCGTCCCCCTGTATTATCACGGGAGCCCGGTCGAAAGCGGGGCCGAGTGCGTCGTCTGCTCGCCCGCGCACGAGCTCGTCTCCTCGATAGCCAGCATCGCGGCCGGCTACGAAATCGAGGAGATATTGAGAGAGGGCGGATGCAAGGACGACGAAACCGGAGCGCGCGCCTGA